In Providencia rettgeri, the following proteins share a genomic window:
- a CDS encoding HP1 family phage holin yields the protein MRMDKYSNAAYGSAGLTAFFASLSLYEWGFIIGMAFSIILGLATFFMNRREQRKRTRLFEELVNKTDPLNPSATARKAAELMAKAPKDI from the coding sequence ATGCGTATGGATAAATATAGCAACGCAGCCTACGGTAGTGCTGGGCTTACAGCATTCTTTGCAAGCTTATCGCTTTATGAATGGGGTTTTATTATCGGGATGGCGTTCAGCATCATCCTAGGCTTGGCGACTTTCTTCATGAATAGGCGGGAACAACGAAAGCGAACACGTTTATTTGAAGAACTCGTTAATAAAACCGACCCTCTAAACCCGTCAGCTACTGCACGAAAAGCCGCCGAACTTATGGCGAAAGCCCCTAAGGATATCTAA
- a CDS encoding lysozyme — protein MSLKQKLTVLVSAGATAIALIVIAHFEGVRYEPYEDVGGVLTVCYGHTGKDIIPNKVYSKDECNELLESDFQRTKQQVDKLVKVPTDDYTKAALYSFAFNVGTGAFAKSTMLKKLNAGDQYGACEELKKWVYAGGKVWRGLVNRREAEAAICHGSL, from the coding sequence ATGTCACTCAAACAAAAACTAACTGTGCTTGTCAGCGCAGGGGCTACGGCTATCGCTTTAATAGTGATTGCTCATTTTGAAGGTGTTAGATATGAGCCTTATGAAGACGTGGGTGGTGTACTGACGGTTTGTTATGGCCACACAGGAAAGGACATCATTCCTAATAAAGTTTACTCAAAAGATGAATGTAACGAATTGCTTGAGTCAGACTTTCAGCGCACTAAACAGCAGGTAGATAAGTTGGTTAAGGTGCCAACTGATGATTACACCAAAGCCGCGCTGTATTCATTTGCATTTAATGTTGGTACCGGCGCATTTGCTAAGTCAACAATGCTCAAAAAGCTAAATGCAGGTGACCAATATGGCGCATGTGAAGAACTGAAAAAGTGGGTTTACGCTGGTGGTAAGGTATGGCGTGGACTTGTAAATCGTCGAGAAGCGGAGGCAGCTATATGTCATGGAAGCCTATAG
- a CDS encoding DEAD/DEAH box helicase encodes MLNITPNFAQERGLAMLREHWKQNRTFMIYSPTGSGKTGLAAFITNGYINRNMRVMFCAPYTNLIAQTSERFQEYGIPMEEIGFVWANHPNYDPTKLIQIASADTVIRREFPDNIDLLIIDEAHLRRKKILEVIRDTDLKVIGLSGTPFSPFLGEYYERLIKPTTMKELIQRGDLSKYEFYAPTKPDLSKVKSVRSEEFGSDYKEAEIAEIMSGADLVGDVVDNWLANGENLPTICFCVTVSHANYVTVAFNRSGVNAEVITADTPHDERRVIIHRFEQGATKIIVNVGTLVAGFDSDVRCIIYARPTKSEIRWVQCLGRGLRKAPGKDKCLIFDHSGSVHRLGFPDDIEYDELPSKNDGMKEVNSFREQEKREKKPKECTSCHYMKPAGVYVCPKCGFKPLAGEDVEVDTTRNIKKLGKTEKVYTQQEKQSFYSQLKYYQNVRAVEGKPISDGWVGHTFKEKFGVFPYGLHSTPQEITPEVSNFIKHKRIRFVKGQQKAKEQFARIKGQLKNNTPQQGALL; translated from the coding sequence ATGTTAAACATTACGCCAAATTTTGCACAGGAACGCGGTTTAGCTATGTTGCGTGAACACTGGAAGCAAAACCGCACGTTTATGATTTATAGCCCAACAGGGAGTGGTAAAACAGGGTTAGCCGCATTTATCACAAACGGTTATATCAATCGCAATATGCGAGTTATGTTCTGTGCGCCATATACAAACCTGATCGCCCAAACATCTGAGCGTTTTCAAGAATATGGCATACCAATGGAAGAAATCGGATTTGTTTGGGCCAATCATCCCAATTATGACCCAACAAAATTAATCCAAATTGCCTCAGCAGATACGGTTATTCGTCGTGAGTTTCCTGACAACATTGATTTACTCATCATCGACGAGGCCCATTTACGCCGAAAGAAAATACTCGAAGTCATTCGTGATACAGACCTCAAAGTAATCGGGCTTTCTGGAACACCTTTTTCCCCATTTCTTGGTGAATATTACGAAAGGCTGATTAAACCTACGACGATGAAGGAGCTTATTCAGCGTGGGGATCTAAGTAAATACGAATTTTACGCACCGACAAAACCAGATTTATCAAAAGTGAAATCAGTTCGTAGTGAGGAATTCGGTAGTGATTATAAAGAGGCTGAAATTGCTGAAATTATGTCAGGTGCGGATTTGGTTGGCGACGTGGTTGATAACTGGCTGGCTAATGGTGAAAACCTACCAACGATCTGTTTTTGCGTCACTGTCAGCCATGCAAATTATGTCACTGTTGCTTTTAACCGATCAGGGGTAAATGCGGAAGTCATTACAGCTGATACGCCACATGATGAACGTCGAGTCATCATTCACCGTTTCGAACAGGGTGCAACCAAGATCATTGTTAATGTCGGAACGCTTGTCGCAGGTTTTGATAGTGATGTTCGTTGCATCATTTACGCCCGACCTACTAAATCAGAAATCCGCTGGGTGCAGTGTCTTGGTCGCGGATTACGTAAAGCGCCGGGCAAAGATAAATGTCTCATCTTTGATCATTCCGGTTCTGTCCATCGCTTAGGCTTTCCTGATGATATCGAATATGACGAATTGCCAAGCAAAAATGATGGCATGAAAGAGGTTAATAGTTTTCGTGAGCAAGAAAAACGCGAGAAGAAACCGAAAGAATGTACCTCATGCCACTACATGAAGCCTGCAGGTGTTTACGTTTGCCCTAAATGTGGATTTAAGCCACTCGCCGGGGAAGACGTAGAAGTCGATACGACACGCAATATCAAAAAATTAGGTAAGACTGAAAAAGTTTACACCCAGCAAGAAAAGCAAAGTTTCTATTCCCAACTTAAATATTACCAAAACGTCAGAGCGGTTGAAGGCAAGCCGATTAGTGACGGGTGGGTAGGTCACACATTTAAAGAAAAGTTCGGTGTATTCCCCTATGGGCTACACAGCACTCCTCAAGAGATTACACCAGAGGTTAGCAATTTTATTAAACATAAGCGGATCCGTTTCGTAAAAGGTCAGCAAAAAGCAAAAGAGCAGTTCGCTCGTATTAAAGGTCAGTTAAAAAATAACACACCACAGCAAGGAGCATTACTTTGA
- a CDS encoding DUF1073 domain-containing protein, producing the protein MSRKQRRNGAKKPVKTADGYNNFQAKIGPETQNIQTGGTYVPGYITRNRTMLEFAYRSSFLVGAGVDAIADDMTRKGVSISSRLKPTQKGKIENFWDNAAIWDGLNDTLKWSRLYGGAILVVLIDGQDISTELNLETVDKGQFKGVMCLDRWQLDPTYDDLVTEYGPHFGKPKYYRVIAGNNEAQGWKIHYSRAIRMEGDKLPYQQALTENGWGMSVVERIFERIQGFDTASAGTTQLIHKAHLRTYSIKGLRQILATGGDLEKGLMRHLDMIREFQTIEGMTLMDSDDEFATHSYSFSGIADVILRFAEQVSGATGIPLVRLFGQSPSGFSTGDGDLENYYSRINSLQERHLRRHIRWLMDISWRSLFGEELPEDLTFEFNKLWDMSDADRATMANNIATALGTLVDRQIIPIHVAMNDLRNISDVIGIGGSITDEDIEDAKAQWETDEFETGTAPSFGDPIPTKPTGDSEPDKPNRHWLLRWF; encoded by the coding sequence ATGTCTCGTAAGCAACGCCGAAACGGCGCAAAAAAGCCCGTTAAAACAGCTGACGGGTACAATAACTTCCAAGCCAAAATTGGCCCAGAAACACAGAACATTCAAACGGGCGGCACTTATGTTCCCGGTTACATTACCCGTAACCGAACCATGCTTGAATTCGCTTATCGTTCATCGTTCTTAGTTGGCGCGGGTGTTGACGCTATTGCAGATGATATGACCCGAAAAGGCGTCAGTATTAGCTCAAGGCTCAAGCCAACGCAAAAGGGTAAGATTGAGAATTTCTGGGATAACGCAGCTATCTGGGATGGATTAAACGATACGTTAAAATGGTCTCGTCTTTATGGTGGCGCAATTCTTGTTGTCCTTATCGATGGACAAGATATTTCAACAGAGCTAAACCTAGAAACAGTGGATAAGGGGCAGTTTAAGGGCGTAATGTGCCTTGATCGCTGGCAGTTAGACCCAACCTATGATGATTTAGTGACAGAGTATGGCCCGCATTTCGGAAAGCCGAAATATTACAGAGTCATCGCAGGCAATAACGAAGCGCAAGGCTGGAAGATACACTATTCTCGCGCAATACGAATGGAAGGTGACAAGTTACCCTATCAGCAAGCACTGACTGAGAATGGTTGGGGGATGTCGGTAGTAGAGCGTATTTTTGAGCGGATACAAGGTTTTGATACTGCAAGTGCAGGAACAACTCAGCTTATTCATAAAGCACACCTTAGAACTTACAGCATCAAAGGTTTAAGGCAGATACTGGCAACCGGTGGTGATTTAGAAAAAGGATTAATGCGGCATTTAGATATGATCCGCGAATTTCAAACTATTGAGGGCATGACGCTGATGGATTCAGACGATGAATTCGCCACTCATAGTTATTCTTTTTCAGGTATCGCTGATGTCATATTGCGCTTTGCTGAACAGGTATCAGGCGCTACAGGCATCCCACTTGTACGTTTGTTTGGTCAATCTCCCTCGGGGTTCAGTACGGGGGACGGTGACTTAGAAAACTATTACAGCCGTATCAACTCACTACAAGAGCGACACTTAAGGCGGCATATTCGTTGGTTGATGGATATTTCTTGGCGTTCATTATTTGGCGAAGAATTACCGGAAGACCTGACCTTTGAGTTTAATAAGCTCTGGGATATGTCAGACGCCGACCGAGCAACAATGGCAAATAATATTGCTACAGCACTGGGCACATTGGTAGACCGACAGATTATCCCTATTCATGTGGCCATGAATGACCTACGGAACATTTCTGATGTGATAGGTATCGGGGGGTCAATCACAGACGAGGATATTGAAGATGCGAAAGCCCAGTGGGAGACGGATGAATTTGAAACCGGCACTGCGCCGTCGTTCGGAGATCCAATACCAACAAAGCCTACAGGCGATAGTGAGCCAGATAAACCAAATCGTCACTGGCTCTTACGATGGTTCTGA
- a CDS encoding antiterminator Q family protein gives MRDIQQVLERWGAWVADNSESVYWPSVAAGFSGLIPNKVKSRPQCCEDDAMIISSCMAKLNQKDSEMHDLLFDYYVFGKTFMQLAYDRHCSDGHIGKKLQKAEGQIDGMLMMLDILLEMDKYVEKIT, from the coding sequence ATGCGTGATATACAACAGGTTTTAGAACGATGGGGCGCGTGGGTCGCTGATAATAGTGAATCAGTCTATTGGCCATCAGTTGCGGCAGGATTCAGTGGACTAATACCAAATAAAGTTAAGTCTCGCCCTCAATGCTGTGAAGATGATGCCATGATTATTTCTAGCTGTATGGCCAAATTAAATCAGAAAGACAGCGAAATGCATGACTTACTTTTTGATTACTATGTTTTTGGCAAAACGTTTATGCAGCTCGCTTATGATAGGCATTGTTCAGATGGACATATAGGTAAAAAGCTACAAAAAGCAGAAGGTCAAATAGATGGGATGTTAATGATGCTCGATATCTTACTTGAAATGGATAAATATGTAGAAAAAATTACATGA
- a CDS encoding nucleoid-associated protein: MANDEPIEIEVRNVVVHILNKEQHGDASQTLSPAISAVTPASQRLIDALCERYSGRTGKGYGHFEGDTDNYPMERIVTDYLNAPDSFYQISVRMMNHLVDRSQQETMATGGYVLFSHIVIGQHEHILIAMVNATTGSAITDNFIIEDSVYLDIAKLRVAGRIDITAWQNGAERYISFLKGQTSVSNYFKRFLGCNDVLIAKQESEKLKEALQAFAVEQELEGEEKENFLGRAFEYLRDLSKADEPLNLETFVNAIWPQDPDTLSAKLSSEEFELSDGFIPDGRVIRGLVSFKGKSQYWELKFDRAGINDGSVEYNEENNEIILRNISDELRKIFLDEV; this comes from the coding sequence GTGGCCAATGATGAACCTATTGAAATCGAAGTAAGAAATGTAGTTGTTCATATTCTTAATAAAGAACAGCATGGTGATGCAAGTCAAACGCTTAGCCCTGCTATTAGCGCTGTAACTCCTGCATCGCAAAGGTTGATTGATGCTCTCTGCGAGCGCTATTCAGGAAGAACAGGTAAAGGTTATGGTCACTTTGAGGGAGATACAGATAATTATCCAATGGAAAGGATTGTTACTGATTATTTAAATGCTCCTGATTCATTCTATCAAATTTCAGTTCGCATGATGAATCATCTAGTTGATCGCTCTCAACAGGAGACCATGGCAACAGGAGGATACGTTCTGTTTTCTCATATTGTTATTGGGCAGCATGAACATATACTTATAGCCATGGTAAATGCTACAACCGGTTCAGCAATTACTGATAATTTTATTATTGAAGATAGTGTATATTTAGATATTGCGAAGTTACGAGTTGCTGGCCGTATCGATATAACCGCTTGGCAGAATGGAGCTGAACGCTATATTAGTTTTCTTAAAGGGCAGACATCCGTTTCAAATTATTTCAAGCGATTCTTGGGATGCAATGATGTTTTAATAGCAAAACAAGAGTCTGAAAAGCTGAAAGAGGCTCTTCAGGCATTTGCTGTTGAGCAGGAGCTTGAAGGTGAAGAAAAAGAAAATTTTCTTGGTAGAGCTTTTGAGTATTTGAGAGACCTGAGTAAAGCTGATGAGCCTTTAAATTTAGAGACTTTTGTCAATGCGATATGGCCACAGGATCCAGATACTTTATCGGCCAAATTATCATCAGAAGAATTTGAGTTATCCGATGGGTTTATCCCTGATGGTCGAGTAATTCGAGGGTTAGTTAGCTTCAAAGGGAAATCACAGTATTGGGAATTGAAGTTTGACCGAGCTGGCATAAATGATGGCTCAGTGGAATATAATGAAGAAAATAATGAAATTATCCTCAGAAATATTTCAGACGAGCTCCGGAAGATATTCTTAGATGAGGTTTAA
- a CDS encoding Cro/CI family transcriptional regulator codes for MEKIELSVLVSMLGQKKVADLFGIQQSAINKAIKTNRKIFVIKVGGEVVGAEEVKPFPNKPNSDFYAPDTQHTDA; via the coding sequence ATGGAAAAAATTGAATTGTCAGTATTAGTTTCAATGCTGGGGCAAAAAAAAGTTGCTGATCTGTTTGGTATTCAGCAAAGCGCGATTAATAAGGCGATAAAAACTAATCGAAAAATTTTCGTCATTAAAGTTGGTGGCGAAGTTGTCGGCGCAGAAGAGGTTAAGCCTTTTCCTAACAAGCCTAACAGTGATTTTTATGCACCAGATACACAACATACCGATGCCTAA
- a CDS encoding DUF2213 domain-containing protein, whose protein sequence is MKYFFVTKLGETRYLQPDGSLLCKNVPIARTGSQVYLPEEIGLEPDTSGTVTVYRTEDEVFSEETMASFEGVAVTLRHPEDKDGNIVFVNPSNFAELAHGHIQNVRRGEGDKSDLLIADVLVKRQEAIDAINAGLIEVSCGYDAQYKQLSPGKGKQYQITGNHLAVGLEKGRAGVRCSIGDSAPTKKKERPVMSWLKKLGIAIKTKDEAALQQLIDEAPDMPSEGMNSIPGVTINMNTPSQSTALPVSERTTTDEGKDKPENQTGDNEIPEWAKAILSRLEKLEGETADTDPDDDTKTGDDDEEEDKKVTGDAAYRRSLIADAEIICPGFKPTGDKGIKRQVLDHAFRTGDSAYLKSFGIQDYSKAPKATVDAVFKGAVELNKAKNHIAPINQGISTTDSAARTKHMTPAEINKMNADFWKKNK, encoded by the coding sequence ATGAAATACTTTTTTGTCACTAAGCTGGGGGAAACGAGATATCTCCAGCCTGATGGCTCATTGCTGTGTAAAAACGTTCCCATTGCGCGTACTGGCTCTCAAGTCTACTTACCCGAAGAAATCGGATTAGAGCCTGATACTAGTGGAACGGTGACGGTGTACCGAACTGAAGATGAAGTGTTTTCAGAAGAAACAATGGCTTCATTTGAAGGTGTCGCAGTCACATTAAGGCATCCAGAAGATAAAGACGGCAATATCGTTTTTGTTAACCCCTCTAATTTTGCCGAATTAGCGCATGGACATATTCAAAATGTTCGCAGAGGGGAAGGTGATAAATCAGACCTACTCATTGCGGATGTGTTGGTTAAACGGCAAGAAGCTATTGACGCTATCAATGCGGGGCTGATTGAGGTCAGTTGTGGCTATGATGCGCAATACAAGCAGCTATCACCGGGTAAAGGGAAACAATATCAAATCACGGGCAATCACTTGGCTGTTGGACTTGAAAAAGGCCGGGCGGGTGTTCGTTGTTCTATCGGGGATTCAGCCCCAACCAAAAAGAAGGAGAGGCCTGTAATGTCATGGCTTAAAAAATTGGGTATCGCAATCAAAACGAAAGATGAGGCTGCATTACAGCAACTTATCGACGAAGCGCCGGATATGCCATCTGAGGGCATGAATTCTATTCCGGGTGTCACTATCAATATGAATACGCCTTCACAATCAACCGCATTACCTGTCAGTGAGCGCACCACAACCGATGAGGGTAAAGATAAGCCTGAAAATCAGACCGGTGATAATGAAATCCCCGAGTGGGCAAAGGCTATCTTATCGCGCTTAGAGAAGCTAGAAGGCGAAACGGCTGATACGGATCCTGACGATGATACCAAAACAGGCGATGATGACGAAGAAGAGGATAAAAAGGTAACGGGTGATGCGGCTTACCGTCGAAGCCTCATTGCGGATGCTGAAATCATTTGCCCGGGCTTTAAGCCTACAGGTGATAAAGGGATCAAGCGCCAAGTTCTTGATCATGCTTTCCGCACAGGTGATAGCGCTTACCTTAAATCATTTGGTATTCAAGACTACAGTAAAGCACCAAAAGCCACGGTTGATGCGGTCTTTAAAGGTGCAGTCGAGCTGAATAAAGCCAAAAATCATATTGCGCCTATCAATCAGGGTATTTCTACCACTGATAGTGCAGCGCGTACAAAACACATGACACCAGCGGAAATTAACAAAATGAACGCTGATTTCTGGAAGAAAAACAAATAA
- a CDS encoding DUF7146 domain-containing protein, with product MNTIEAAKGQWAKIFAHYGLPPITGRKHFKGKCPLCERKGKFRIDDKNGLGTWICTCDSGTGFQLLEKTQGKSFKVLADEVDTLLGNHRENIAPKPQTKDTSIAGFRERIIKCYLNLKSLKDTSAAKYLHNRGIYELPSEQVKFCDKQPVKHNPNSFQAIWALATDSKGQLCYLHRTYLEGDKKARLSLVKRMDALQEDNYLEYASSVAIRMFPVASTLGIAEGIETALSCKQIYGVNTWSTMNAGHMAKFVAPKGVKHLIVFADNDWSATGEAAAYECARKNLVANNDIEKVSVRWPDLNDFNDMLTQGCDARERVFIRKQREAA from the coding sequence TTGAATACAATTGAAGCCGCAAAAGGACAATGGGCAAAAATCTTTGCGCATTACGGGCTACCCCCTATAACTGGGCGCAAACACTTTAAAGGCAAGTGTCCATTATGTGAGAGAAAAGGCAAGTTTCGTATTGATGATAAAAATGGGCTAGGTACATGGATTTGCACCTGTGATTCGGGTACTGGCTTTCAATTACTGGAAAAAACACAAGGTAAGAGTTTTAAAGTTCTCGCTGATGAAGTGGACACGCTTCTTGGCAATCATCGAGAAAATATAGCACCTAAACCACAAACTAAAGATACCTCAATTGCAGGGTTTAGAGAGCGGATCATCAAGTGCTATTTAAACCTAAAATCACTGAAAGATACCTCAGCAGCGAAATATCTACACAATCGCGGTATCTATGAGCTGCCGAGTGAACAGGTTAAATTTTGTGATAAGCAACCCGTAAAACATAACCCTAACAGCTTTCAAGCGATATGGGCGCTTGCAACAGACTCAAAAGGGCAGCTCTGTTACCTGCATAGGACGTATTTAGAAGGCGATAAAAAAGCGCGGCTATCTCTGGTCAAACGAATGGATGCGCTACAGGAGGATAACTACTTAGAGTATGCAAGTTCCGTCGCTATTCGTATGTTCCCCGTAGCTTCAACGTTGGGAATTGCTGAAGGGATCGAAACTGCACTTTCCTGTAAGCAAATCTATGGCGTCAATACTTGGTCAACAATGAATGCGGGCCATATGGCAAAATTTGTCGCTCCAAAAGGTGTTAAGCATCTAATTGTCTTTGCGGATAACGATTGGAGTGCAACGGGCGAGGCGGCTGCTTATGAATGCGCCAGAAAAAACCTAGTGGCCAACAATGATATTGAAAAAGTAAGCGTCAGATGGCCCGACTTAAACGATTTTAACGACATGCTCACACAAGGTTGTGACGCAAGAGAACGTGTTTTTATTCGGAAACAGAGAGAGGCGGCTTAA
- a CDS encoding PBSX family phage terminase large subunit, translating into MGSVRWRWTYGGRGGGKSVEIARALVLLGANESMTILCAREFQNSINDSVLALLESEIYSLGLSHFYKVKNNEIEGLNGTRFTFKGLRNNINSIKSMHGIRVCWVEEAQTVSQDSWDILGPTVRANKSEVWVSFNPREETDPTYQLMKRHEADPPDGGVIIFRVNYSDNAFFPDVLRHEMEYCKRVDYEAYEHIWLGLPRAISEAVIFSGKYREEMFPDDLWQQADRLFFGGDFGFANDPSTLIRCFIIGRKLYIEYEAYGVGVELDELWKFYAGKDGATAEQLTQWKEGDEKKYPGIPQSRKWPIHADNSRPETISYLSRQGFVIDGATKWPGSVEDGIAYLKGFEEIIIHPRCKHMLEEARLYSYKVDRMTGEILPVVQDKHNHCWDAVRYSLDGYITSEGDLGVWASLGKQT; encoded by the coding sequence ATTGGTTCAGTTCGTTGGCGCTGGACTTATGGCGGGCGCGGTGGTGGTAAATCTGTAGAGATTGCCCGAGCGCTTGTATTGTTGGGTGCTAATGAGTCAATGACGATACTTTGTGCTCGTGAGTTCCAAAATTCTATCAATGATTCTGTATTGGCATTGCTAGAGTCTGAAATCTATAGCCTTGGTTTATCTCACTTCTACAAAGTGAAGAATAATGAAATTGAAGGGTTGAACGGAACTCGATTTACCTTCAAAGGTCTGCGTAACAATATCAACAGCATTAAATCGATGCATGGCATCCGTGTTTGTTGGGTAGAAGAAGCGCAAACAGTATCACAAGATAGTTGGGACATTTTAGGCCCTACTGTTCGAGCTAATAAATCTGAGGTTTGGGTGTCGTTTAACCCGCGAGAGGAAACGGATCCGACCTATCAGTTAATGAAGCGACACGAGGCTGACCCGCCTGACGGTGGCGTTATTATTTTTCGTGTTAATTACAGCGATAATGCTTTTTTCCCTGATGTACTTCGCCATGAAATGGAGTATTGCAAGCGCGTTGATTATGAAGCTTATGAGCATATTTGGTTAGGGCTGCCTCGGGCAATTAGTGAGGCGGTTATCTTCTCTGGTAAGTATCGAGAAGAAATGTTCCCTGATGATTTGTGGCAACAGGCAGATCGCCTCTTTTTCGGTGGTGACTTCGGCTTTGCCAATGACCCCAGTACATTAATTCGTTGTTTCATCATAGGGCGCAAGCTTTATATCGAATATGAGGCATACGGAGTAGGCGTTGAGCTTGATGAATTATGGAAGTTCTACGCTGGTAAGGATGGGGCAACTGCTGAACAGCTTACACAGTGGAAAGAGGGCGACGAAAAGAAATATCCTGGTATACCGCAATCAAGGAAGTGGCCTATTCATGCAGATAACAGCCGGCCAGAGACAATAAGTTATTTATCTCGCCAAGGCTTTGTTATTGATGGCGCAACTAAATGGCCCGGTAGTGTTGAAGATGGTATCGCATATCTTAAAGGCTTTGAGGAAATCATTATCCATCCTCGATGCAAGCACATGTTAGAAGAAGCCCGACTGTATTCTTATAAAGTAGACAGAATGACGGGTGAGATTTTACCTGTAGTGCAAGATAAGCATAACCACTGTTGGGATGCGGTTCGCTACTCCCTTGATGGTTACATTACAAGCGAAGGTGATCTGGGTGTTTGGGCTTCCTTGGGTAAACAGACCTAA
- a CDS encoding phage minor head protein, with protein sequence MVAHKMFSQVEREEWGQWHSVSEQISEGLRDVVGNTPVGQVAQDIVYRQIQLMKSIPIEAAERVQDIQSRAIEAVINGERPDALYQMIMETGNVASSRAKLIARTEIGRATGALTQARALSIGSEGYWWRIEGAGTRPSHKKMRDKFVYWHNPPTLDGMTGHAGCLPNCKCWSEVHVPKARF encoded by the coding sequence CTGGTGGCCCATAAAATGTTCTCGCAAGTTGAGCGTGAAGAGTGGGGGCAGTGGCACTCTGTATCAGAGCAAATATCTGAGGGGTTGCGTGACGTGGTTGGCAATACACCAGTCGGTCAGGTGGCTCAAGATATTGTCTATCGACAAATTCAGTTAATGAAATCAATTCCGATTGAAGCTGCTGAGCGTGTTCAAGATATTCAATCCCGAGCAATTGAAGCAGTTATCAATGGTGAGCGCCCTGATGCGCTGTATCAAATGATAATGGAAACGGGCAACGTAGCGTCCAGCAGAGCGAAGCTCATCGCCAGAACTGAAATAGGGCGAGCTACAGGCGCACTTACTCAAGCGAGGGCATTATCAATTGGCTCGGAGGGGTATTGGTGGCGAATAGAGGGCGCAGGCACTAGACCGTCACACAAGAAAATGCGTGATAAATTCGTTTATTGGCATAACCCACCTACGCTAGACGGCATGACCGGGCATGCGGGATGCCTACCTAACTGTAAATGCTGGTCAGAGGTACATGTACCGAAAGCCAGATTCTAA
- a CDS encoding terminase small subunit: MAKPDWGTLQQQFLAAHAESGISPKEWCEEQGLKYSTAKRYIKIANGSANSQKKSANETANKRIRKTEQSTPSTNATQNEHSDNSQNEATEPAGILKPQHESFAQNIAQGMTQKDAAICAGYSPTRADTQAPILLKRPDVRRRIRELRQEAALLVTFNAKDLADLSFKAAKDALEDKKFGQVAPNIKNAAQLTGIEMSTNKTEVNVELAGLSYGKVCIVTPATCPPEVWDAHMEKLREGKQSTQQ; this comes from the coding sequence ATGGCTAAACCGGATTGGGGGACGCTACAACAACAGTTCCTCGCCGCTCATGCCGAATCAGGAATATCCCCGAAAGAGTGGTGCGAAGAACAAGGGTTAAAATACTCAACTGCGAAACGCTACATTAAGATTGCGAACGGTAGTGCGAATTCGCAAAAAAAAAGTGCGAATGAAACTGCGAATAAAAGAATTCGCAAAACTGAGCAAAGTACACCTAGCACTAATGCTACTCAAAACGAACATTCAGATAATTCGCAGAATGAAGCGACGGAACCCGCGGGGATATTAAAGCCTCAGCACGAAAGCTTTGCACAGAATATTGCGCAAGGGATGACGCAGAAAGATGCTGCAATTTGCGCAGGATACTCACCAACGCGAGCAGACACTCAAGCCCCAATATTATTAAAGCGTCCTGATGTTCGCAGGCGCATTAGAGAGTTGCGCCAAGAAGCAGCATTACTTGTCACGTTCAATGCTAAAGATTTGGCTGACCTTTCATTCAAAGCAGCCAAGGATGCCCTTGAAGATAAAAAGTTTGGTCAGGTAGCACCAAACATAAAAAACGCCGCACAGCTAACCGGTATTGAAATGAGCACCAATAAAACAGAGGTGAACGTTGAATTAGCCGGGTTAAGTTATGGAAAAGTTTGTATCGTCACTCCAGCTACGTGCCCTCCTGAAGTTTGGGATGCACACATGGAGAAACTACGAGAGGGAAAGCAGAGCACCCAACAATAA